The Oscillatoria acuminata PCC 6304 genomic interval GGTTAGGGCAGATGCAGATTGTCTTACATAATCAAGATAATCGGGAACATGATTTACTGGATTCTGATGATTATTATCAGTTTCAAGGCGGGTTATTAGCGGCAGTGCGGGCGGTGCGAGGCACAGATGCAGTGGCATATTTCGGCGACCATTCCCTGCCCGAAAATCCCAAAATTCGCCGGTTACAGGAGGAAATTGACCGCGTGTACCGATCGCGAGTGGTGAATCCGAAATGGATTGAGGGAGTGATGCGCCACGGGTATAAAGGTGCGTTTGAAATGGCCGCTACTGTAGATTTTTTGTTTGCCTACGATGCCACCGCACATTGTATAGAAGATTTTATGTATGAGGGTGTGGCCCAGGCATATTTGTTGGATGACGAAGTGAGGGAGTTTATTCACCAAAAGAATCCCTGGGCGTTGCGGGATATGGCGGAACGGTTGTTAGAGGCAAATCAGCGCGGTTTGTGGGAAGGGGTGAATCAGCCGATGTTGGAGGAGTTACGGGCGATCGTCCATGATGCAGAAGGGGAGATCGAATCGGCGATCGGTTCCTAAACTAGAATAGAAGAACATCAACAACTCAGAGGTCCTTATGTTACGCGATATCAGCCTGAAAAATTATCGAATGTTCAAAGACTTTCAGATAGACGGACTAGCACGAGTCAACCTGCTAGTGGGACCAAACAATAGTGGCAAAACCAGCTTGTTAGAAGCGATTCATTTGTTAGTGAATCCTGACGACCTTGTTGATACGTTGGATGAAATACTGGGCTATCGAGGTCAAATTATTTTATCTGATAGCCGGATTAGTAATCAGCCTAAAGAGCTTATCTATCAAATAGCACCTTTATTCTATAACCACGTCTTAAATTCAGAATTTAAGCTTTTTATTGGATCCCGAAAGGATTACTTGCTTCGTGTAATGATTTCATATAATACTAATTTTGAGGAACTCTACAATGAAGCGGATTCTTTATCAAAAAAACACGCGGGTTCTTATAATTTAGCTTTGTCAAGAGAAAAAGAAGATTTAAAAACCCTTTACCTAGGTAAAGTCAATAAAAAAGGAGCGGCATCAACATCTTTCACAAAGTATTCTCCAGAATCAGAAAATTATGAACAAAATCATTATTTAGTAAAAAATAAACCCAGTATTTTAATGACATCGCAACGTCTCCGGTTTGATACTATAGCGGAAATGTGGGATGAAATTGCTCTAACTCCAAAAGAAGATAAAGTTGTCAAAGCATTGCAAATTTTAGAGCCGGATGTTGAAAGATTTACTTTGACTCGGGGTCAAACTACTGCCAGTAGCATTTTAGTCAAACTTCGAGGACGAGATAACCCTATTTCTCTGGGAAGTATGGGAGAAGGAATGACACAAATTTTAAACCTCATCATGGCTGCGGTAATGGCTGAAAATGGGGTATTGCTGGTGGATGAAATTGAAAGCGGATTGTATTATGATGTTCAGGCAGATATGTGGAGGTTACTCATAGAAATTGCCCAAGAATTGAATATCCAGATTTTTGCAACTACTCACAGTTGGGATTGTGTGAGGGGTTTTGCGGCAGCGTTAAGTGAAGCCCCAGAAAGTGATGTAGGAAAATTATTCCGACTGGATTGGCGAGGTGAATTAATTCGTGCTATTGATTATCCAGCCGAACACTTAGAAAAAGCAGTCGATTACGGAATTGAGGTACGGTGATGGTGAATCAACCCAAAAAATCAACGACTTCTCAACAGTTATTAGTAGAAGGAAAAAATGACCGTCACGTTATTTGGGCCTTATGCGAACAATATCAACTACCAGAAACTTTTACGGTGGAAGTGCCACCCGGTAAAACGGAAGGAGTT includes:
- a CDS encoding AAA family ATPase; the encoded protein is MLRDISLKNYRMFKDFQIDGLARVNLLVGPNNSGKTSLLEAIHLLVNPDDLVDTLDEILGYRGQIILSDSRISNQPKELIYQIAPLFYNHVLNSEFKLFIGSRKDYLLRVMISYNTNFEELYNEADSLSKKHAGSYNLALSREKEDLKTLYLGKVNKKGAASTSFTKYSPESENYEQNHYLVKNKPSILMTSQRLRFDTIAEMWDEIALTPKEDKVVKALQILEPDVERFTLTRGQTTASSILVKLRGRDNPISLGSMGEGMTQILNLIMAAVMAENGVLLVDEIESGLYYDVQADMWRLLIEIAQELNIQIFATTHSWDCVRGFAAALSEAPESDVGKLFRLDWRGELIRAIDYPAEHLEKAVDYGIEVR